One Alteromonas sp. KC3 DNA segment encodes these proteins:
- the bioH gene encoding pimeloyl-ACP methyl ester esterase BioH has protein sequence MESLHTNGALVTRTEGTGIDVVFLHGWGMNSGAFTSFIPYLSDNFRVTTIDLPGFGENASVVPSPYNVDSLARAIVEVLPEQCVLVGWSLGGLVAQKVALMVPEKLTGLVTIASTPRFIAGPGWPGIAADLLKMFETQLEKNFQKTLERFLAIQAMGSDTAKHDIKTIRQQVTQYPDPAEEALKKGLRILSTEDMRQDVGRIAIPTLRLYGRLDSLVPTSGIDQICELHPQSDAVVLPHASHAPFISHPQQTADILFRFAANIYQQKAS, from the coding sequence ATGGAAAGTTTGCATACAAACGGCGCGCTTGTCACCCGTACAGAGGGTACAGGTATCGATGTAGTATTTCTTCACGGTTGGGGGATGAACAGCGGTGCGTTCACCTCTTTTATTCCTTATCTAAGCGACAATTTTCGCGTTACCACAATCGACCTTCCCGGCTTTGGGGAGAATGCCAGTGTGGTACCCTCACCTTATAATGTTGACTCGTTAGCGCGCGCGATTGTCGAGGTATTACCTGAACAGTGCGTATTAGTCGGGTGGTCACTCGGGGGGTTAGTGGCCCAAAAAGTAGCATTGATGGTACCCGAGAAGCTCACTGGGTTGGTGACTATTGCGTCTACTCCACGCTTTATAGCTGGTCCTGGTTGGCCGGGCATTGCAGCTGACTTGTTGAAAATGTTCGAAACGCAATTGGAGAAGAACTTTCAAAAGACCCTCGAGCGTTTCTTAGCTATACAGGCGATGGGCAGCGATACAGCAAAGCACGATATAAAGACAATTCGACAGCAAGTGACGCAATATCCAGACCCTGCAGAAGAAGCTCTGAAAAAAGGGCTCAGGATATTGTCTACAGAAGATATGCGACAGGATGTCGGACGTATTGCTATACCAACGTTACGGCTCTACGGTAGGCTTGATAGCTTAGTCCCTACCAGTGGCATTGACCAAATCTGTGAATTGCACCCACAGTCTGACGCTGTCGTACTGCCTCACGCGTCTCATGCGCCCTTTATCTCCCATCCGCAGCAAACCGCTGACATTCTGTTTCGTTTTGCAGCCAATATTTATCAGCAGAAGGCGTCTTAG
- a CDS encoding Tex family protein — protein MIINKIAEELAVQPSQVTAAVKLLDEGATVPFIARYRKEVTQGLDDTQLRNLEQRLTYLRELEERRDVILKSIEEQGKLSDTLKASIVGAESKTTLEDLYLPYKPRRRTKGQIAIEAGLEGLADTLFNDPNTDIDATAQSYVDAEKGVADTKAALEGARYILMERFAEDAALLGKIRHYLVENAHLKSTVAPGKEKEAVKYKDYFEHSEKYKTVPSHRALAMFRGRNEGMLHIQLDADPQNEENGPSHCEHIIASHYDIMHRGRSADDFLAQVVQWTWKIKIGLHMETELFSTLRERAEEEAIEVFAKNLNDLLMAAPAGAKTTMGLDPGLRTGVKVAVVDQTGKVVATNTIFPHAPQNQWDKSIRTLTTLCKQYKVDLISIGNGTGSRETDKLVAEMLKNNSDLSAQKIMVSEAGASVYSASELASKELPELDVSLRGAVSIARRLQDPLAELVKIEPKAIGVGQYQHDVSQSQLGKSLDRVIEDCVNAVGVDLNTASPALLSYVSGLNKTLAHNIVNFRDTNGAFPDRKALLNVERLGPKAFEQAAGFLRIVNGTNPLDASAVHPEAYPVVDKIVDTTAVAVNDIIGNTELLKSLSPDTFTSEAFGLPTVKDILKELDKPGRDPRPEFKTAAFKEGVETINDLKPGMILEGVVSNVANFGAFVDVGVHQDGLVHISALTNKFISDPREVVKAGDIVKVKVLEVDVPRKRISFTMRLDDTPNQAGGSADKGPRAGKGSNKGPNKGQGKQSGQQRSGQSRSNQVQNSAMGNAFADAFAKAKK, from the coding sequence ATGATTATCAATAAAATTGCCGAAGAACTTGCCGTTCAACCTTCGCAAGTTACTGCTGCCGTTAAACTTCTTGATGAAGGAGCAACCGTTCCTTTTATTGCACGTTATCGTAAAGAAGTCACACAGGGGCTCGACGATACCCAACTGCGTAACCTAGAACAGCGCCTCACTTATTTGCGTGAGCTGGAGGAGCGTCGCGATGTTATTCTTAAGTCGATTGAAGAGCAGGGCAAACTCAGCGATACGCTAAAAGCAAGTATTGTTGGCGCAGAGAGTAAGACCACGTTAGAAGACTTGTACTTACCCTATAAGCCACGTCGACGCACAAAAGGGCAGATCGCCATCGAAGCTGGCCTTGAAGGTCTTGCCGATACCTTGTTCAACGACCCTAATACCGATATCGACGCTACCGCACAGTCGTATGTCGATGCCGAAAAGGGTGTTGCTGATACCAAAGCGGCACTTGAAGGTGCGCGCTATATCCTTATGGAACGTTTTGCTGAAGATGCCGCCCTACTTGGTAAAATTCGTCACTACTTGGTGGAAAATGCCCACCTCAAAAGCACTGTTGCACCGGGCAAAGAAAAAGAAGCCGTAAAATACAAAGACTACTTCGAGCACAGCGAAAAGTACAAAACAGTGCCATCACATCGCGCCCTAGCGATGTTTAGAGGGCGCAATGAAGGCATGCTTCACATTCAGTTAGATGCAGATCCGCAAAATGAAGAAAACGGTCCATCACATTGTGAGCACATTATCGCGAGCCACTACGACATTATGCATCGCGGTCGCAGTGCAGATGACTTTCTTGCTCAAGTTGTGCAGTGGACGTGGAAAATCAAAATTGGTCTTCACATGGAGACTGAACTCTTTAGTACCTTGCGTGAACGCGCTGAAGAAGAGGCCATTGAGGTCTTTGCTAAGAACTTGAATGACCTACTTATGGCCGCGCCCGCTGGCGCGAAGACTACCATGGGCCTCGATCCGGGCTTGCGCACGGGTGTAAAAGTCGCCGTGGTAGACCAAACAGGCAAAGTTGTAGCGACCAACACAATTTTCCCTCATGCACCACAAAACCAGTGGGACAAATCGATTCGTACGCTCACGACTTTGTGCAAACAGTACAAGGTTGACCTTATCAGTATAGGGAATGGTACAGGCTCTCGCGAAACGGATAAGCTCGTTGCTGAAATGTTGAAGAACAACAGTGATTTGAGTGCTCAGAAAATTATGGTGAGTGAAGCAGGGGCATCGGTATATTCGGCTTCAGAATTGGCTTCCAAAGAATTGCCAGAACTTGATGTGTCGCTACGTGGTGCTGTATCTATTGCTCGCCGTTTACAGGATCCACTTGCAGAGCTGGTAAAAATTGAGCCAAAAGCTATTGGTGTTGGCCAATATCAGCACGACGTAAGCCAAAGTCAGTTAGGTAAGTCGCTAGACCGTGTAATTGAAGACTGCGTAAACGCTGTAGGGGTCGACCTAAATACGGCATCACCGGCGCTACTAAGCTATGTGTCTGGCTTGAACAAAACCCTCGCGCACAACATTGTAAACTTCAGAGATACTAATGGGGCTTTCCCTGACAGAAAAGCCTTACTAAACGTTGAACGTTTAGGTCCAAAAGCGTTTGAACAAGCTGCCGGCTTCTTGCGGATTGTTAACGGGACAAACCCGCTAGACGCTTCTGCGGTGCACCCAGAAGCTTATCCCGTTGTAGACAAGATAGTGGACACCACTGCTGTGGCAGTCAACGACATCATTGGCAATACGGAGTTACTGAAAAGTTTGTCGCCCGACACCTTCACCAGTGAGGCGTTTGGTCTACCTACCGTAAAAGACATCTTGAAAGAACTTGATAAACCAGGACGCGATCCTCGCCCAGAATTTAAAACCGCGGCATTTAAAGAGGGTGTTGAAACCATCAATGACCTTAAGCCAGGCATGATTTTGGAAGGCGTTGTAAGTAACGTTGCCAATTTTGGTGCCTTTGTCGATGTAGGCGTGCATCAAGATGGGCTGGTGCATATATCGGCGCTAACGAACAAGTTTATCTCTGACCCCCGTGAAGTGGTAAAAGCGGGTGACATTGTCAAAGTTAAAGTGCTAGAGGTAGATGTACCACGCAAACGTATTTCATTTACCATGCGCCTTGACGATACGCCAAATCAAGCTGGTGGCTCAGCAGATAAAGGGCCGCGTGCGGGTAAAGGCTCAAATAAAGGACCAAACAAGGGGCAAGGCAAGCAATCAGGGCAACAAAGGAGCGGGCAGAGTCGAAGTAACCAAGTGCAAAACAGTGCCATGGGCAATGCGTTTGCCGATGCCTTTGCAAAAGCGAAAAAGTAA
- a CDS encoding putative metalloprotease CJM1_0395 family protein produces the protein MNIVTPILNAIAYPTANINTESARRDNVQRETIPQTSDAEQGASQKGLGSEADKAKSPGQPPAPVTYERPQVQTELQAAFQNVFGQDKDNAQDESAGKQDAQSEQQARQREQQQEQQDTQEIEQLKARDQEVRTHEQAHAATGGQYAGSPQYEYTTGPDNKRYVTDGEVSIDISEAQSPEQTLRKMQQVRAAALAPAQPSSQDLKVAAEAAQKAFEARSDIAEENREARESESSDGVSASEPTIPSIDDITDTAGVERPTRSLDDAVLKTEQGNSSEDASQGASSEVGTRSLNFGNASDLNGDDAIQARIGRIQNVYTQAYTPAREGLSLQA, from the coding sequence GTGAATATCGTAACCCCAATTCTCAACGCCATTGCCTACCCTACCGCGAATATCAATACTGAGTCTGCCCGTCGTGATAACGTGCAGCGCGAAACTATTCCACAAACCAGTGATGCCGAACAAGGGGCGTCGCAAAAAGGTTTAGGTTCGGAAGCTGATAAGGCAAAAAGCCCTGGTCAGCCGCCTGCCCCGGTTACATACGAACGTCCGCAAGTTCAAACTGAGCTACAAGCGGCGTTCCAAAATGTCTTTGGCCAAGATAAAGACAATGCGCAAGATGAAAGTGCAGGCAAGCAAGATGCACAAAGCGAGCAGCAGGCTCGTCAGCGGGAACAACAGCAAGAGCAGCAAGACACCCAAGAGATCGAGCAGCTCAAAGCGCGTGACCAAGAAGTACGTACCCACGAGCAAGCCCATGCTGCGACGGGAGGCCAATATGCAGGCTCTCCTCAATATGAGTACACTACAGGCCCTGATAACAAGCGCTATGTCACCGACGGCGAAGTTTCAATTGATATTTCTGAAGCACAAAGCCCAGAACAAACACTGCGAAAAATGCAACAGGTGCGCGCAGCGGCATTAGCGCCAGCTCAGCCATCATCTCAAGATTTAAAAGTGGCAGCTGAGGCCGCACAAAAAGCATTTGAAGCAAGAAGCGACATAGCTGAAGAAAATCGCGAAGCGCGAGAAAGTGAAAGTAGTGATGGTGTAAGTGCAAGTGAGCCAACGATACCTTCTATCGATGATATCACTGATACCGCAGGCGTCGAGCGGCCCACACGTAGTCTAGATGATGCTGTCTTAAAAACAGAGCAAGGCAACAGTAGTGAGGATGCATCACAAGGCGCATCAAGCGAAGTAGGTACTCGCTCACTTAACTTTGGTAATGCCAGTGATCTGAACGGTGACGATGCGATACAGGCGCGCATAGGCCGCATACAGAACGTTTATACACAAGCCTACACCCCTGCGCGCGAAGGGCTATCGCTTCAAGCGTAA
- a CDS encoding ComF family protein has product MNLSCLLCYQASPTPVCHWCDDDMFFFDTQIHGDDLLRYGPVGRHVKHSHYKVLSVLGLHTWPMSSLVHQFKFTHSLTAGKVLSNWFVHKKRHCTLAVPNLLLPVPISAWRLAHRHYNQAAVICHYLSNALSIPFDNHWAKRHGRSVQHHLSKAKRADNARQTYRLTQRAIDKWYPIQQCNDKVPFTVAIVDDVITTGVTVNTLAKLLKDRYPAIHVQVWALTFTPPPKSVLLKLE; this is encoded by the coding sequence ATGAACCTTTCATGCTTGCTATGTTATCAGGCAAGTCCCACGCCAGTATGTCACTGGTGTGACGATGACATGTTTTTTTTCGATACACAGATACACGGAGATGACTTACTTAGGTACGGCCCTGTTGGTCGCCACGTTAAGCACAGTCATTATAAGGTATTGAGTGTATTAGGATTACACACGTGGCCCATGTCATCACTGGTTCACCAGTTTAAGTTTACCCATTCTCTGACTGCAGGCAAAGTACTAAGCAACTGGTTTGTCCATAAGAAGCGACACTGCACTTTGGCTGTGCCCAATTTGCTACTGCCTGTCCCCATTAGTGCATGGCGTTTAGCGCATAGGCACTACAATCAAGCAGCGGTGATATGTCACTATTTAAGCAATGCTCTGAGCATTCCCTTTGATAATCACTGGGCTAAGCGCCATGGAAGAAGTGTGCAGCATCACTTGTCCAAGGCAAAGCGCGCTGACAACGCGCGGCAAACATATCGGCTCACGCAGCGTGCTATTGATAAGTGGTATCCCATACAGCAATGCAATGACAAAGTGCCGTTCACTGTCGCCATTGTAGATGATGTGATCACCACCGGTGTAACTGTTAATACATTGGCTAAGCTACTAAAAGACCGTTACCCCGCAATACATGTGCAAGTATGGGCCTTAACCTTTACACCGCCGCCCAAAAGTGTGTTATTGAAACTAGAGTAA